One genomic segment of Chloroflexota bacterium includes these proteins:
- a CDS encoding ArsR family transcriptional regulator, whose product MKQALPLATWEQTRLLSDPRRLRLLRLLMARPATLSQLARMVGQSPAWVQHHLRRLERAGLVQAEGPAGRGRPRTYRATAGAFVLQRLVLPESTRPTAVFAGSHDLALERLANRLVPHLDLVLYPVGSLDGLVNLRQGLCHLSGAHLLDEDGSYNLPTVRRLFPGGGVRVVTLARRVQGLMFAFGNPHGIRGLDDLTRPDLRFVNRNRGSGTRVWLDARLRERGIAPVAVRGYAREVATHTAAARAVAAGEADVALGLEAAARAAGLDFLPLFTERFDLIFPEEATRPLLPLLEALPAAEFRRLAGDLPGYDLAPAGTVVA is encoded by the coding sequence ATGAAACAAGCCCTGCCACTCGCCACCTGGGAACAGACCCGTTTGCTCTCGGACCCGCGCCGCCTGCGCCTGCTGCGCTTGCTGATGGCGCGCCCGGCCACGCTTTCCCAACTTGCGCGGATGGTGGGGCAGTCGCCGGCATGGGTGCAGCATCATTTGCGGCGGCTGGAACGCGCCGGGTTGGTGCAGGCCGAAGGCCCGGCAGGGCGGGGGCGTCCGCGAACCTATCGGGCGACGGCAGGGGCTTTTGTGTTGCAGCGCCTGGTGTTGCCCGAGAGCACGCGCCCTACGGCTGTGTTTGCTGGAAGCCACGATCTGGCGTTGGAACGCCTTGCTAACCGTCTTGTGCCCCATCTGGATCTTGTGCTTTACCCGGTAGGCAGCCTGGATGGCCTGGTCAATTTGCGGCAGGGGTTGTGCCATCTCAGCGGTGCGCATTTGCTCGATGAAGACGGCTCGTACAACCTGCCGACGGTGCGGCGGCTCTTCCCGGGCGGGGGGGTGCGGGTGGTCACCCTGGCGCGGCGGGTGCAGGGGCTGATGTTTGCCTTCGGCAACCCGCATGGCATTCGTGGCCTGGACGATTTGACCCGCCCCGACCTGCGCTTTGTCAACCGCAACCGTGGCTCAGGGACGCGGGTGTGGCTCGATGCGCGCCTGCGGGAACGGGGCATTGCCCCGGTTGCAGTGCGCGGTTACGCGCGAGAAGTGGCTACCCACACGGCTGCGGCGCGTGCGGTGGCTGCCGGGGAAGCCGATGTGGCCCTGGGGTTGGAAGCCGCTGCCCGGGCGGCGGGGTTGGATTTCCTGCCGTTGTTTACCGAGCGCTTCGACCTGATTTTCCCGGAAGAGGCCACGCGCCCCCTGCTGCCTTTGCTGGAAGCCCTGCCTGCGGCCGAGTTCCGCCGCCTGGCTGGCGATTTGCCCGGTTACGACCTCGCCCCGGCGGGCACAGTGGTGGCGTGA
- a CDS encoding response regulator transcription factor, producing MPHLLLIEDDEGIVRFLSRALTYEGYQVDVATDGEAGLALARANMPDLVILDWMLPGMDGLEVARRLRAMGDVLILMLTAKTSVADRVQGLDMGADDYMVKPFNMDELLARIRALLRRSRQEEPKVYRFADLELDTGTHEARRGERVIPLTAKEYELLELFMRHPRQVLTREQIYEQVWQYDFGAASNLLEVYIRYLRRKLEEGGEPRLIHTLRGVGYVLREHAEE from the coding sequence ATGCCACACCTGTTACTCATCGAAGACGACGAAGGCATCGTGCGCTTCTTGAGCCGGGCGCTGACCTATGAAGGTTACCAGGTCGATGTGGCAACCGATGGGGAAGCCGGGCTGGCCCTGGCCCGCGCCAACATGCCCGACCTGGTCATTCTGGACTGGATGCTCCCCGGCATGGACGGGCTCGAAGTTGCACGACGGCTACGCGCCATGGGCGACGTGCTCATCCTCATGCTCACGGCCAAAACCAGCGTGGCCGACCGGGTGCAGGGGTTAGACATGGGCGCCGACGATTACATGGTCAAGCCCTTCAACATGGACGAACTGCTGGCGCGCATCCGCGCGCTGCTGCGCCGCTCGCGGCAGGAAGAGCCGAAAGTCTATCGCTTTGCCGACCTGGAACTGGATACCGGTACCCACGAAGCCCGCCGGGGCGAGCGCGTCATTCCCCTCACGGCCAAGGAATACGAACTGCTGGAACTCTTTATGCGCCATCCCCGCCAAGTGCTCACCCGCGAGCAAATTTACGAGCAGGTGTGGCAATACGATTTCGGGGCGGCCAGCAACCTGCTGGAAGTGTACATCCGCTACCTGCGCCGCAAGTTAGAAGAAGGCGGCGAACCGCGCCTGATTCACACCCTGCGGGGCGTGGGCTATGTCCTGCGCGAACACGCCGAGGAGTAG
- a CDS encoding HAMP domain-containing histidine kinase, translating into MRTLRARLTLLYVLVTGGMFLLFGAAVYSVVGVLLMRQVDRTLIQTGAALVMQVKVRDIQRPEVSMPPDLVITAGVVVQVWDREGRLVPLPGGWSQRSPLSARGFSVDRPTLLTERHAHQPWRVLAEPIFFTGRRVGTLEVGMPLTPVKQARQAVLVALVSVTLLAMLLAALVVYFSVGVALEPLAHATALADQITHADDLSRRIPVPRGAGDEVWTLVQAFNATLARLEALFQAQRRFIADVGHELRTPLTVIKGNAQWMRRIGQLDPEALDSIEEETDRLGRLVEDLLLLARAEAGKLPLRREAVPLDAVFADVLREMQVVARQKGVTLKVHIDQPVQVEGDPDRLKQVFINLVGNAVKYTPGGGQVTLTLSEDDGWAICQVSDTGPGIPPEDLPHVFERFYRADKARSRGQGFGLGLSIAYWIVKHHGGSIEAASRLGEGTTFTVRLPLLKEAPDPAEDAA; encoded by the coding sequence ATGCGTACTCTGCGTGCCCGCCTGACTTTGCTTTACGTCCTGGTCACAGGCGGGATGTTCTTGCTGTTTGGCGCGGCGGTGTACAGCGTGGTGGGAGTCTTGCTGATGCGGCAGGTGGACCGCACGCTCATCCAAACCGGCGCCGCGCTGGTCATGCAGGTCAAAGTCAGGGATATCCAGCGCCCTGAAGTTTCCATGCCGCCCGACCTGGTGATCACCGCGGGGGTGGTCGTGCAGGTGTGGGACCGGGAAGGGCGGCTGGTGCCCTTACCCGGGGGCTGGAGCCAACGCAGCCCGCTTTCGGCGCGCGGGTTTTCGGTAGACCGCCCTACCCTGCTCACCGAGCGCCACGCCCACCAACCCTGGCGCGTGCTGGCCGAGCCTATTTTCTTCACCGGCCGGCGGGTGGGCACGCTTGAAGTCGGTATGCCGCTGACGCCGGTCAAACAAGCCCGCCAGGCCGTGCTGGTCGCGCTGGTCAGCGTGACCCTGCTCGCCATGCTGCTGGCCGCGCTGGTGGTGTATTTCAGCGTGGGCGTCGCGCTGGAACCCCTGGCCCACGCTACAGCCCTCGCGGACCAGATCACCCACGCCGACGACCTCTCCCGCCGCATTCCGGTGCCGCGCGGCGCAGGCGACGAAGTGTGGACCCTGGTTCAGGCCTTCAATGCCACCCTTGCCCGCCTGGAGGCCCTCTTCCAGGCGCAGCGGCGTTTCATTGCCGACGTCGGCCACGAATTGCGCACCCCCCTTACCGTCATCAAAGGCAACGCCCAGTGGATGCGGCGCATCGGCCAGCTGGACCCCGAAGCGTTAGACAGCATCGAAGAGGAAACCGACCGCCTCGGCCGTCTGGTAGAAGACCTGCTGCTGCTGGCACGCGCCGAAGCGGGAAAACTTCCGCTACGCCGCGAAGCCGTGCCCCTCGACGCCGTGTTTGCCGATGTGCTGCGGGAAATGCAGGTCGTGGCGCGGCAAAAAGGCGTGACGCTGAAAGTGCACATCGACCAGCCCGTGCAAGTGGAAGGCGACCCCGACCGCCTGAAACAAGTGTTCATCAACCTGGTGGGCAACGCGGTGAAATACACCCCCGGCGGCGGCCAAGTGACCCTCACCCTCAGCGAAGACGACGGCTGGGCCATCTGCCAGGTCAGCGACACCGGGCCGGGCATTCCCCCTGAAGACCTGCCCCATGTTTTCGAGCGGTTCTACCGTGCCGACAAGGCCCGCAGCCGCGGCCAGGGCTTTGGGCTGGGGCTTTCCATCGCTTACTGGATCGTGAAACACCACGGGGGAAGCATCGAAGCGGCTTCTCGGCTGGGGGAAGGCACCACCTTTACGGTGCGTTTGCCGCTCCTCAAGGAAGCCCCCGACCCCGCGGAGGACGCCGCGTAA
- the dnaJ gene encoding molecular chaperone DnaJ, giving the protein MPRDYYEILGVPRNASQDEIKAAFRRLARKYHPDVSTEPDAEERFKEINEAYAVLSDPQKRAAYDRFGHAGVGGAGGGFRGAADFGMGDFADIFEEIFGFGGFGRAWGQASRPRPRRGRDVQISLTLEFEEAVFGAEKEVRFTRNETCHTCGGTGAAPGTQPQTCPTCHGSGRVRQTRTTFFGTMVQETLCPTCRGQGKVIPQPCPTCRGRGVERRTVQKVVAVPPGVDSGTQIRLAGEGEPGENGGPPGDLYIKVKVKSHRFFQRRGDDIILHLNINVAQAALGAEVEVPTVDGPHTLRIPAGTQPGQTFRLRGKGVPHLQRGGRGDQIVVVNVEIPTRLDEQQRALFHELAQSLGTEVKPQERSFLDKLKDLLG; this is encoded by the coding sequence ATGCCACGTGATTACTACGAAATTCTCGGCGTTCCTCGGAATGCCAGTCAGGATGAAATCAAAGCCGCCTTTCGGCGTTTGGCGCGCAAGTATCACCCCGATGTGAGCACCGAGCCAGATGCCGAAGAGCGGTTTAAGGAAATCAACGAAGCCTATGCCGTGCTCTCCGACCCGCAAAAGCGCGCCGCTTATGACCGCTTTGGCCATGCGGGGGTGGGGGGCGCGGGCGGCGGCTTCCGGGGTGCGGCCGATTTCGGCATGGGCGACTTTGCCGATATTTTCGAAGAGATTTTTGGCTTCGGCGGTTTTGGGCGCGCCTGGGGGCAGGCCAGCCGCCCACGGCCACGCCGCGGCCGCGACGTGCAAATTAGCCTCACCCTGGAATTCGAGGAAGCCGTCTTCGGCGCTGAAAAAGAAGTGCGTTTCACCCGCAACGAGACCTGCCACACCTGCGGCGGCACTGGCGCTGCGCCGGGCACTCAGCCCCAAACCTGCCCTACCTGTCACGGCAGTGGGCGGGTGCGCCAAACGCGCACGACGTTCTTTGGCACGATGGTGCAGGAAACCCTGTGCCCGACCTGCCGCGGGCAGGGCAAGGTCATTCCGCAACCTTGCCCGACGTGCCGTGGCCGCGGGGTCGAGCGCCGCACTGTGCAAAAGGTGGTGGCTGTGCCGCCGGGTGTGGATAGCGGCACGCAAATTCGGCTGGCTGGCGAAGGTGAGCCAGGCGAAAACGGCGGTCCCCCCGGTGACCTTTACATCAAGGTCAAGGTCAAGTCACACCGCTTCTTCCAGCGCCGCGGCGACGATATCATCCTGCATCTCAACATCAACGTGGCACAGGCAGCCCTGGGCGCCGAAGTTGAGGTGCCGACGGTCGATGGCCCTCACACGCTCCGCATTCCGGCGGGCACCCAGCCTGGCCAAACTTTCCGCCTGCGGGGCAAAGGGGTGCCGCATTTGCAACGCGGCGGTCGCGGCGACCAGATTGTGGTAGTCAATGTGGAAATTCCCACCCGCCTCGACGAGCAGCAGCGCGCCCTGTTCCATGAACTGGCACAGAGCCTGGGCACCGAAGTCAAGCCCCAGGAACGCAGTTTTTTGGATAAGTTGAAGGATTTGCTGGGTTGA
- the dnaK gene encoding molecular chaperone DnaK: protein MGKTIGIDLGTTNSVAAVISGGEPTIIPSAEGERLVPSVVAVKKGERLVGRVARNQAIVNPENTIFSVKRFMGRKYDDPEVAEARKRIPYKVTAAPNGDVRVLMGGKEYAPPEISAMILQKIKADAEAFLGEPVTQAVITVPAYFNDAQRNATKDAGRIAGLEVLRIINEPTASALAYGLDRKQNETIAVYDLGGGTFDISILEVGEGVFQVLATRGDTFLGGDDFDQAIMDYLIQEFQEAEGIDLRQDRNALQRLKDAAEKAKKELSSLLQTEINLPYITITNEGPKHLVTTLTRAKLEQLTAHLIERTLQPMEEALRDAGLTASQIDEVVLVGGMTRMPAVQEAVAKFFGKEPHKGVNPDEVVALGAAIQAGVLGGEVTDILLLDVTPLTLSIETLGGIATPIIPRNTTIPTRKSQVFSTASDNQTQVEIHVVQGERPLAKDNKSLGRFILDGIPPAPRGVPKIEVTFDLDANGILKVTAKDQATGRSQHITITASSGLTEDEIRQMQEEAEKHAAEDRRRRERIEAANEAEQVAYGAEKVLRDLGEKIPAEQQERIRTAVAALREVAADESATAEAIREAIRAVHEALPQAA, encoded by the coding sequence ATGGGAAAAACCATTGGCATTGACCTGGGTACGACCAACTCCGTCGCTGCGGTGATTTCCGGCGGCGAACCCACCATCATTCCCTCGGCCGAAGGCGAGCGCCTGGTGCCTTCGGTGGTGGCGGTGAAAAAAGGCGAGCGGCTGGTCGGGCGCGTGGCCCGTAACCAGGCTATCGTCAACCCCGAGAACACCATTTTCTCGGTCAAGCGCTTCATGGGGCGCAAATACGACGACCCCGAGGTGGCCGAAGCCCGCAAACGCATCCCCTACAAGGTGACGGCCGCGCCCAACGGCGACGTGCGGGTGCTGATGGGCGGTAAGGAATACGCCCCGCCGGAAATTTCGGCCATGATTTTGCAGAAAATCAAGGCCGATGCTGAGGCTTTCCTCGGTGAGCCGGTGACGCAGGCGGTGATTACCGTGCCGGCCTATTTCAACGACGCCCAGCGCAATGCCACCAAAGACGCCGGGCGCATTGCCGGGCTGGAGGTGCTGCGCATCATCAACGAACCAACGGCTTCGGCACTGGCCTACGGCCTCGACCGCAAGCAAAACGAAACCATTGCAGTGTACGACCTCGGCGGCGGCACGTTCGATATTTCCATTCTGGAAGTCGGCGAAGGCGTCTTCCAGGTGCTCGCCACGCGCGGCGATACTTTCCTCGGCGGCGACGATTTCGACCAGGCCATTATGGATTATCTCATTCAGGAATTCCAGGAAGCCGAGGGCATTGACCTCCGCCAGGACCGCAACGCCTTGCAGCGTCTCAAAGATGCTGCTGAAAAGGCCAAAAAAGAACTTTCCAGCCTGCTGCAGACCGAAATCAACCTGCCTTACATCACGATTACCAACGAAGGCCCTAAGCACCTGGTGACCACGCTGACGCGCGCCAAACTGGAGCAGTTGACCGCCCACCTCATCGAGCGCACTCTGCAGCCGATGGAGGAAGCCCTGCGCGACGCCGGTCTGACCGCCAGCCAGATCGACGAAGTCGTGCTGGTCGGCGGCATGACCCGCATGCCCGCCGTGCAGGAAGCCGTGGCTAAATTCTTCGGCAAAGAGCCACACAAAGGCGTCAACCCCGACGAGGTGGTCGCCCTCGGCGCGGCCATCCAGGCCGGCGTGCTCGGCGGCGAGGTAACCGACATCCTGTTACTGGACGTCACGCCGTTGACGCTTTCCATCGAAACCCTGGGCGGCATCGCCACGCCCATCATCCCCCGTAACACCACCATCCCCACCCGCAAAAGCCAGGTGTTCTCGACGGCTTCCGACAACCAGACCCAGGTGGAAATCCACGTTGTGCAGGGCGAGCGCCCGCTGGCCAAGGATAACAAGTCGTTAGGGCGTTTCATTCTGGATGGCATCCCCCCAGCGCCCCGCGGTGTGCCCAAAATCGAAGTGACCTTTGACCTGGACGCCAATGGCATCCTGAAAGTGACCGCCAAAGACCAGGCTACCGGGCGCAGCCAGCATATCACCATCACGGCCTCGTCGGGGCTGACGGAAGACGAAATTCGCCAGATGCAGGAAGAAGCCGAAAAGCACGCTGCTGAAGACCGTCGGCGGCGCGAGCGCATCGAAGCGGCCAACGAGGCCGAGCAGGTGGCTTACGGTGCAGAAAAAGTGCTGCGCGACCTGGGCGAGAAAATTCCCGCCGAGCAGCAGGAACGCATTCGCACCGCGGTGGCGGCGCTGCGGGAAGTTGCCGCCGACGAAAGCGCCACAGCGGAAGCGATTCGCGAAGCCATCCGCGCGGTGCACGAGGCGTTGCCCCAGGCAGCCTAA
- the grpE gene encoding nucleotide exchange factor GrpE → MAKKKRHTPPASQEEKARVAAEDAETQATSEAAAESVQAPPTGEAEAPEETAAPEGEANPADDAASLKAELENTRAQMQEYLDGWQRERAAFANYRRRVEEQQEQARRDLVASIARRYLEVLDDLELALKNKPTEGEGAAWAEGIELIYRKMLAVLEAEGVKPMDTRPGMPFDPRFHEAITHEPHDEHGSEEIIEVVRRGYMIGDQVLRPALVRVAQ, encoded by the coding sequence ATGGCAAAGAAGAAGAGACACACCCCTCCGGCTTCGCAGGAAGAAAAAGCCCGCGTCGCGGCCGAAGATGCGGAAACGCAAGCCACCTCTGAGGCAGCCGCCGAAAGCGTCCAGGCGCCCCCCACGGGGGAAGCCGAGGCCCCCGAGGAAACTGCAGCGCCTGAAGGCGAGGCTAACCCCGCGGACGACGCGGCTTCCCTGAAGGCTGAACTGGAAAACACGCGCGCCCAGATGCAGGAATACCTCGATGGCTGGCAGCGCGAACGGGCAGCCTTTGCCAACTATCGCCGCCGTGTGGAAGAACAGCAAGAGCAGGCCCGCCGCGACCTGGTCGCCAGCATCGCCAGGCGTTACCTGGAAGTGCTGGATGACCTGGAACTGGCCCTCAAAAACAAACCCACCGAAGGCGAGGGCGCGGCCTGGGCAGAAGGGATTGAACTCATCTACCGCAAGATGCTGGCCGTGCTGGAAGCCGAGGGCGTCAAGCCGATGGATACCCGGCCGGGCATGCCTTTCGATCCGCGCTTCCACGAGGCCATCACCCACGAGCCGCACGACGAGCACGGCAGTGAAGAAATCATCGAGGTCGTGCGCCGCGGCTACATGATCGGCGACCAGGTGCTGCGCCCGGCGCTGGTGCGGGTCGCGCAATAA
- the hrcA gene encoding heat-inducible transcription repressor HrcA has translation MSPRRKRTPLPGEELTDRQQFLLTLIVRDHVATAQPVGSSRLVKRYHLNISPATVRNEMAVLTEKGYLTQPHTSAGRVPTPKGYRFFVEQLLERSDLPPETQRTIAHQFYQAQEDIDQWMQLAASVLAQQARAASLVTAPHPEEARYKHLELIGIRGRQVLLVLVLVGGEVRQRLLHLTEPLPQARLSAAAEHLNARYAGQTLEAIRSAPRPSDALEADIRRVVVDEMEETAQHLVEAVYRDGLVHVLAEPEFNHPETARRALAMLENRALLERLLQRVASQADIGSVQVLVGSEDWEELRHCSLVLARYGAPGLATGMVGVLGPTRMAYSNAIPTVRFVARLLSDMVTETLAE, from the coding sequence ATGTCGCCCCGCCGCAAGCGCACGCCCCTACCCGGAGAAGAACTCACCGACCGGCAGCAGTTCCTGCTGACCCTCATCGTGCGCGACCACGTCGCCACGGCGCAGCCGGTCGGCTCGAGCCGGCTGGTCAAGCGTTACCATCTCAACATCAGCCCGGCGACCGTGCGCAACGAAATGGCGGTGTTGACCGAGAAGGGCTACCTGACCCAACCGCACACCTCCGCGGGCCGCGTTCCCACGCCGAAAGGCTACCGCTTTTTTGTGGAGCAGTTGTTAGAGCGGAGCGACTTGCCGCCTGAAACCCAGCGCACCATTGCCCACCAGTTCTACCAGGCGCAGGAAGATATTGACCAGTGGATGCAACTGGCGGCATCGGTGTTGGCCCAACAGGCGCGGGCAGCCTCTTTGGTCACCGCGCCGCACCCTGAAGAGGCCCGCTACAAGCACCTGGAACTGATTGGCATTCGGGGGCGGCAGGTGCTGCTGGTGTTGGTGCTGGTGGGCGGCGAAGTGCGGCAGCGGTTGCTGCATCTGACCGAGCCACTGCCGCAAGCCCGCCTCAGCGCGGCCGCGGAGCACCTCAATGCCCGCTATGCCGGGCAAACCCTGGAAGCCATCCGCAGCGCGCCGCGCCCCAGCGATGCCCTCGAAGCCGATATCCGCCGCGTGGTGGTGGACGAGATGGAAGAAACGGCGCAGCACCTGGTGGAAGCCGTTTATCGCGACGGGCTGGTGCATGTGCTGGCTGAGCCGGAATTTAACCACCCCGAAACAGCCCGCCGTGCCCTCGCCATGTTGGAAAACCGCGCCTTGCTGGAGCGCTTGTTGCAACGTGTGGCTTCCCAGGCCGACATTGGCAGCGTGCAGGTGCTGGTGGGCAGCGAAGATTGGGAAGAACTGCGCCACTGTTCCCTCGTGTTGGCGCGCTATGGCGCGCCGGGCCTTGCCACCGGCATGGTAGGCGTGTTAGGCCCCACCCGCATGGCTTACAGTAATGCCATCCCCACGGTGCGCTTTGTCGCCCGTTTATTGAGTGATATGGTCACCGAAACTTTGGCAGAATAG
- a CDS encoding S1 RNA-binding domain-containing protein: MSVQTVTAPDGTEIQRKMHFTGKVIKTTTAGAVVDIGVGKPAVVHISQLREEPVKKVEDVVNVGDEVEVWVRRITPKGIVELTMIKPLDLEWREIKVGMTVKGKVERVEKYGVFVNIGAEVPGLVHISEMTHGFIRSPRDLVQEGDEVEAQVIAVSRRKRQIKLSMKALEPKPEEIMKEVNRPTRRKAKKAGNGKSDKAADLQDYVPTPMEMALLDALKRARADMEKATGKARTDAKKRVKELEALLSKRMQAHLN; encoded by the coding sequence ATGAGTGTTCAAACTGTGACTGCCCCGGATGGTACGGAGATCCAACGCAAGATGCACTTCACCGGCAAAGTCATCAAGACCACCACAGCGGGGGCTGTTGTGGACATCGGCGTGGGAAAGCCGGCCGTCGTGCATATTTCCCAACTGCGAGAAGAACCCGTCAAGAAAGTGGAAGATGTCGTCAATGTAGGCGACGAAGTGGAAGTGTGGGTGCGCCGCATCACCCCGAAAGGCATTGTCGAACTCACCATGATCAAGCCCCTCGACCTCGAATGGCGTGAAATCAAGGTCGGGATGACGGTCAAAGGCAAAGTGGAGCGGGTGGAAAAATACGGCGTGTTCGTCAACATTGGCGCCGAAGTGCCCGGCCTGGTGCACATCAGCGAAATGACCCACGGCTTCATCCGGTCGCCGCGCGACCTGGTGCAGGAAGGCGACGAAGTGGAAGCCCAGGTAATTGCCGTCAGCCGCCGCAAGCGCCAGATCAAACTGAGCATGAAGGCCCTGGAGCCGAAGCCCGAAGAAATCATGAAAGAGGTCAACCGCCCCACCCGCCGCAAGGCCAAAAAGGCGGGCAACGGCAAGAGCGACAAAGCAGCCGACCTGCAAGATTACGTTCCGACGCCGATGGAAATGGCCCTGCTGGACGCCCTCAAGCGCGCCCGCGCGGACATGGAAAAGGCCACCGGCAAGGCCCGCACCGATGCCAAAAAGCGGGTCAAGGAACTGGAGGCGCTGCTTTCCAAGCGGATGCAGGCTCACTTGAACTGA
- a CDS encoding HD domain-containing protein produces the protein MEPASQPVHSQKGPFLRTVSAGERFIGFYVVHRKRLEPFRDPSRGHYLTLVLGDRSGQRLARVWEDAEALAAEIDVGDVVKIQGEMETYRDRLQVRVLRIRKAAEGEFDWRDMLPASPHDPEAMLESVLAAAEAIENPHLHVLVMRFYGDEALLEALRWVPAGRKVHHAYLSGLLEHLTEMLALADRVLEIYPQIDADLLRAGILLHDIGKVRELHWGLNVDYTDEGRLLGHIVLGDEMVAAAIESLPEFPPALALRLRHMLLAHHNRYEWGSPRRPQTLEAIALAKIDDLSAQVNRFWLLLQQREAGETWTPYDRLLERRLYAGESDLSVEEESQQR, from the coding sequence GTGGAACCGGCATCTCAACCCGTGCATTCCCAAAAAGGGCCTTTTTTGCGCACTGTCTCGGCGGGGGAGCGGTTCATTGGTTTTTACGTTGTGCATCGCAAGCGACTGGAGCCTTTCCGCGACCCCAGCCGCGGGCATTACCTCACCCTGGTTTTGGGCGATCGCAGCGGCCAGCGGCTGGCGCGCGTGTGGGAGGATGCCGAAGCCCTGGCCGCCGAAATTGATGTGGGCGATGTGGTCAAGATTCAGGGCGAGATGGAAACCTACAGGGACCGCCTGCAGGTTCGGGTGCTGCGCATTCGTAAGGCGGCAGAGGGGGAGTTCGACTGGCGTGATATGTTGCCGGCTTCGCCCCATGATCCCGAAGCCATGCTGGAAAGCGTGCTTGCTGCCGCCGAGGCTATTGAGAACCCTCACCTTCATGTCCTGGTGATGCGGTTCTACGGCGATGAGGCTTTGTTGGAAGCCTTGCGCTGGGTGCCTGCCGGCCGCAAGGTGCATCATGCTTACCTTAGCGGGCTGTTGGAGCACCTGACCGAGATGCTCGCCCTGGCCGACCGCGTGCTGGAAATTTACCCCCAGATTGACGCCGATTTGCTGCGCGCGGGCATTTTGCTGCACGATATCGGCAAAGTGCGGGAACTGCACTGGGGGTTGAACGTGGATTACACCGATGAAGGGCGCCTTTTGGGGCACATCGTGCTGGGCGACGAGATGGTGGCGGCTGCCATTGAATCCTTGCCTGAGTTTCCCCCGGCGCTGGCGTTACGGCTGCGCCACATGCTGCTGGCCCACCATAACCGCTATGAGTGGGGCTCCCCGCGCCGTCCCCAAACGCTGGAAGCCATCGCGCTGGCAAAAATTGATGACCTCAGCGCCCAGGTCAACCGTTTTTGGCTGTTGTTGCAGCAACGGGAAGCCGGTGAAACCTGGACGCCCTATGACCGCCTTTTGGAACGCCGTCTCTATGCGGGGGAAAGTGACCTGAGCGTGGAAGAAGAAAGCCAGCAAAGGTAG